Proteins encoded together in one Fibrobacter sp. UWB10 window:
- a CDS encoding N-6 DNA methylase, with protein sequence MAIKKNELYSSLWESCDKLRGGMDASQYKDYILTLLFVKYVTDKFKGQKYADINVPAGGSFDDLVALKNNKDIGEKMDKAIAKLAEANNLTGVIDNAKFFDNSKFGNGKDMVDTLTGLVSIFERPEFNFSNNKAGGDDILGDAYEYLMRNFATESGKSKGQFYTPAEVSRILAKVIGLGKVKNRNTTIYDPACGSGSLLIRAADEAPFDIAIYGQEKETTTAGLAKMNLVLHNKASGEIKSGNTFSNPQYLDNGALKRFDFVVANPPFSLKNWTDGLQEFGRFDGYDDRPPEKNGDYAWLLHILKSLKPTGKAAVILPHGVLFRGNAEESLRKNIIDRGYIKGIIGLPANLFYGTGIPACIIVMDKEDAAERQGMGGGIFMIDASHDFVKDGPKNRLRERDIHKIVQTFVNRIEDDPKYARFVPMEEIKVKNGYNLNIPRYIDSGDAEDEQSIDAHLNGGIPAGDVDSLKRYWDIFPGLKNKLFKKFRAGYYQLKVEKDEIRGTIFNDEEFKAYAEQIDNAFDAWLKKSSKKLMNIDGSVDVKKFIIELSESLINEFRHIELVDFYDVYQVLLAYWQKTMSDDVFVLKYDGYMAGAEIVKIFKKESKKDDGKKKAEPKEIGWEGKLLPKTVIERVYFAKEQAEIERAEQVVAESESRLEEFVEENSGEGAILADYTKDDSEDLDAKKIAAKLKDLKKQKANVKNEEFEVLSKYDELATTAKKQASIVKDLNKALEESVKSKYKELSEKEIKDLLVKQKWSFAIFEGIKSLYDTTSMKIAARVTELAERYENTLPELEATLASYEKAVAKHLKAMGFEV encoded by the coding sequence ATGGCTATCAAGAAGAACGAACTCTACTCTTCTCTCTGGGAATCTTGTGACAAACTGCGCGGCGGCATGGACGCAAGCCAGTACAAGGACTACATTCTGACGCTCCTTTTTGTGAAGTACGTGACCGACAAGTTCAAGGGTCAGAAATACGCCGATATCAACGTCCCGGCAGGCGGTAGTTTTGACGACCTCGTCGCGCTCAAGAACAACAAGGACATTGGCGAAAAGATGGACAAGGCCATCGCGAAACTCGCCGAAGCGAACAACTTGACAGGCGTCATCGACAACGCAAAGTTCTTCGACAATTCCAAGTTCGGTAACGGCAAGGACATGGTCGATACCCTGACCGGCCTCGTGTCTATCTTTGAACGTCCGGAATTCAACTTTAGCAACAACAAGGCGGGCGGCGACGACATTCTGGGCGATGCCTATGAATACCTGATGCGCAACTTCGCTACCGAAAGCGGCAAGAGCAAGGGGCAGTTCTACACCCCGGCAGAAGTGAGCCGCATCTTGGCAAAAGTCATCGGCCTGGGGAAAGTCAAGAACAGAAACACCACCATTTACGACCCCGCGTGCGGTTCGGGCTCGCTCCTCATTCGCGCAGCCGACGAAGCTCCCTTCGATATCGCCATTTACGGCCAGGAAAAAGAAACCACGACGGCGGGCCTTGCGAAAATGAACCTGGTTCTCCACAACAAGGCAAGTGGCGAAATCAAGTCGGGCAACACGTTCTCGAACCCGCAATATTTGGACAACGGCGCTCTGAAACGTTTCGACTTTGTTGTCGCGAATCCTCCGTTCTCGCTCAAGAACTGGACCGACGGCTTGCAGGAATTTGGCCGCTTCGACGGCTATGACGATCGCCCGCCCGAAAAGAACGGCGACTACGCCTGGCTTTTGCACATCCTCAAGTCGCTCAAGCCCACCGGCAAGGCGGCAGTGATTTTGCCCCACGGAGTGCTGTTCCGTGGCAACGCCGAAGAATCCCTCCGCAAGAACATCATCGATCGCGGCTACATCAAGGGCATTATCGGGCTCCCCGCGAACCTTTTCTACGGCACGGGCATTCCCGCCTGCATCATTGTGATGGACAAGGAAGACGCTGCCGAACGCCAAGGGATGGGCGGCGGCATATTCATGATTGACGCAAGCCACGACTTTGTGAAAGACGGCCCCAAGAACCGCCTGCGTGAACGCGACATCCACAAGATTGTGCAGACCTTCGTGAACCGCATCGAAGACGACCCCAAGTACGCGCGCTTTGTCCCGATGGAAGAAATCAAGGTCAAGAACGGTTACAACCTGAACATCCCGCGTTACATCGACAGCGGCGACGCCGAAGACGAGCAGTCCATCGACGCCCATCTGAACGGCGGCATCCCCGCGGGCGACGTGGATTCCTTAAAACGCTACTGGGATATTTTCCCGGGCCTCAAGAACAAACTCTTCAAGAAATTCCGTGCGGGCTATTACCAGCTCAAGGTAGAGAAAGACGAAATCCGTGGCACAATCTTCAATGACGAAGAATTCAAGGCCTACGCCGAACAGATTGACAACGCCTTTGACGCATGGCTCAAGAAGTCTTCCAAGAAGTTGATGAACATCGACGGCTCGGTAGATGTGAAGAAGTTTATCATAGAACTTTCGGAATCACTGATAAACGAATTTCGCCACATTGAACTCGTGGACTTTTACGACGTTTATCAGGTGCTGCTCGCCTACTGGCAAAAGACCATGAGTGATGATGTTTTCGTGCTCAAGTACGACGGCTACATGGCCGGTGCCGAAATCGTGAAAATTTTCAAGAAAGAATCCAAGAAGGACGACGGCAAGAAAAAGGCCGAACCCAAGGAAATCGGCTGGGAAGGCAAACTCTTGCCCAAGACCGTCATCGAGCGTGTTTACTTTGCCAAGGAACAGGCCGAAATCGAACGTGCCGAACAAGTTGTCGCCGAAAGCGAATCCAGGCTCGAAGAATTCGTGGAAGAAAACAGCGGCGAAGGCGCAATCCTTGCCGACTACACGAAGGACGACAGCGAAGATTTGGACGCAAAGAAAATTGCCGCCAAGTTGAAGGACCTGAAAAAGCAAAAGGCAAACGTCAAGAACGAAGAATTTGAAGTGCTCTCCAAGTATGACGAGCTTGCCACCACAGCAAAGAAACAGGCAAGCATTGTCAAGGACTTGAACAAGGCTCTGGAAGAATCCGTAAAGAGCAAGTATAAGGAACTCTCGGAAAAGGAAATCAAGGACCTTCTCGTGAAACAGAAGTGGAGCTTCGCCATTTTCGAAGGAATCAAGAGCCTTTACGACACCACGAGCATGAAGATTGCCGCCCGCGTGACCGAACTCGCTGAACGCTACGAAAACACGCTCCCCGAACTCGAAGCCACCCTGGCAAGCTACGAAAAAGCCGTCGCAAAACACCTCAAGGCAATGGGATTTGAGGTATGA
- a CDS encoding AIPR family protein has protein sequence MSSLHLTHIKKHLLTHYQGKVDLSDCSPNDRELETKELTRSLSAFGIQTLCNASSDQIAPYIIDGGDDNGIDCFFYDQTEKIMYISQSKWMKDGQGEPDLGDVKKFVDGIRDFVNQRYNRFNSKLNRHTSLINQAIDDPQTHYKVILVYTGNNNLSDHSTRSINDLLNEINDAGELMTFIQENQSFLHASIQKSLSSAPITVHFPLKEWGKIDTPKKAFYGQINAATVAEWWHNYGPSLFDKNLRGVLGETDVNEEIKQTLQTEPENFWYFNNGITVLSKKITKTAGNLGVFHCENISIVNGAQTVSTIGKFAGEDYEKVGSAFVHCRIIEISPENATYGDKITKTNNRQNKIENRDFVCLDPVQLRIKKDLEVEGISYIIQRNESLQKNDTTFDLIDATAALSCISNDITLFVQLKREIGKLWEDTTKAPYKKLFNPNTSSLFVLRAMKIQRIIDQKIAKIISEKTLGADKNAFLIHGNRMIASKIFHDLPTRQFDKVELDFESIMQIDYEQKIKDCTALMISIINSKYPNAIIPILFKNLGKCTVIYNNILQSGAPS, from the coding sequence ATGAGTAGCTTACATTTAACACACATCAAAAAACACCTTCTAACGCATTATCAAGGGAAAGTAGATCTTAGCGATTGCTCTCCAAACGATAGAGAATTGGAAACAAAAGAGTTAACAAGATCTTTATCTGCATTTGGTATCCAAACTTTATGTAACGCATCGTCAGATCAAATAGCTCCTTATATAATTGACGGTGGTGACGATAATGGTATTGATTGTTTTTTTTACGATCAAACAGAAAAAATTATGTACATATCACAATCAAAGTGGATGAAAGATGGTCAAGGAGAGCCTGATCTTGGAGATGTAAAAAAATTCGTTGACGGAATTCGTGATTTTGTAAATCAACGGTACAATAGATTCAATTCTAAATTAAACCGACATACATCATTAATTAATCAAGCAATAGATGATCCCCAAACACATTATAAGGTCATTCTCGTATATACGGGGAACAATAATTTATCCGATCATTCAACAAGATCTATAAACGATTTGTTAAATGAGATTAACGATGCTGGTGAACTTATGACCTTTATTCAAGAGAATCAATCTTTCCTTCACGCCAGCATTCAAAAATCCCTATCCAGTGCACCCATTACAGTTCATTTTCCTCTAAAAGAATGGGGTAAAATCGATACCCCCAAAAAAGCGTTTTATGGTCAAATCAATGCCGCCACAGTTGCTGAATGGTGGCACAATTATGGACCAAGCTTATTTGATAAAAACTTGCGAGGAGTCCTTGGAGAAACCGATGTAAATGAAGAAATAAAGCAAACTTTACAAACAGAACCTGAAAATTTCTGGTATTTCAATAACGGCATAACGGTTTTATCAAAAAAAATAACGAAAACAGCCGGTAATTTAGGTGTATTTCATTGCGAAAATATAAGTATTGTAAACGGAGCTCAAACAGTAAGTACAATTGGGAAATTCGCTGGGGAAGACTATGAAAAAGTCGGAAGTGCGTTCGTTCATTGCAGAATTATAGAAATCAGTCCTGAAAACGCAACATATGGTGATAAAATAACAAAAACAAACAATCGTCAAAACAAAATCGAAAACAGAGATTTTGTTTGTTTAGACCCTGTTCAATTGCGAATAAAAAAGGATCTAGAAGTTGAAGGAATTTCTTATATAATACAAAGAAACGAATCATTACAAAAGAATGATACGACTTTTGATTTAATCGATGCAACCGCAGCACTTTCGTGTATATCAAATGATATAACTTTATTCGTTCAATTGAAAAGAGAAATAGGAAAACTCTGGGAAGACACAACAAAAGCTCCATATAAAAAGCTATTCAATCCAAACACATCTAGTTTATTCGTGTTACGAGCAATGAAAATACAAAGAATTATCGATCAAAAAATAGCAAAAATAATATCAGAAAAAACACTTGGCGCTGATAAAAACGCTTTTTTGATTCATGGAAACAGAATGATCGCATCTAAAATCTTTCACGATTTGCCAACAAGGCAATTTGATAAAGTAGAACTTGATTTTGAATCAATTATGCAAATTGACTATGAACAAAAAATAAAAGACTGCACCGCATTAATGATATCTATAATCAATAGTAAATATCCCAACGCGATCATTCCTATATTATTTAAAAATCTCGGGAAATGCACTGTTATTTATAATAACATCCTACAAAGCGGAGCGCCTTCTTAA
- a CDS encoding N-acetyltransferase, with the protein MKNYTIRTEQPRDFKIVENLTREAFWNVYRPGCTEHYVLHCYRNEPDFVLELSLVLEVDGEIIGHVMYAWSHIDADDGRKIRMMTFGPISIRPDYKRKGYGKILLDYSMRLAAEMGAGCLLICGNIAFYGKSGFVVASTRGIRYADDLDSDAPYFLCKELQEGFLDGITGSYRDPSLYSVDENDEAFKKYDAEFPQKEKLVPPGQLQLG; encoded by the coding sequence ATGAAAAATTACACTATCCGCACGGAACAACCGCGCGACTTTAAAATCGTTGAAAACCTTACCCGCGAAGCATTCTGGAACGTATACCGTCCCGGATGCACCGAGCATTATGTGCTGCACTGCTACAGGAACGAGCCCGACTTTGTGCTGGAACTCTCGCTCGTGCTGGAAGTAGACGGCGAAATCATCGGACACGTGATGTACGCATGGTCGCACATCGACGCCGATGACGGACGCAAAATCCGCATGATGACCTTCGGGCCTATCAGCATCCGTCCTGACTACAAGCGCAAAGGCTATGGCAAAATTCTGCTCGATTATTCCATGCGACTCGCCGCTGAAATGGGCGCGGGCTGCCTCCTGATTTGCGGGAACATCGCGTTCTACGGCAAGAGCGGCTTTGTGGTCGCGAGTACCAGGGGAATTCGCTATGCCGACGACCTCGACAGCGACGCGCCCTACTTCCTCTGCAAGGAATTGCAGGAAGGGTTTCTTGACGGAATCACCGGCAGCTACCGCGACCCTTCCCTGTATTCTGTCGACGAGAATGACGAAGCATTCAAAAAGTACGATGCGGAATTCCCGCAGAAGGAAAAGCTAGTGCCGCCCGGGCAGTTGCAGTTAGGGTAA
- a CDS encoding AAA family ATPase: MSIGGITYKKINGKRYAYYQWCEDGKQRSRRVKDDELESLVAQIELAKSQAVLERSMELSDGRAVYSAQPLSVFKTDVKTGVLLENFAAPVKGFKKRECFAALHDYVYGANNDRVLVLYGLRRTGKTTLVRQLIGEMDAAHRAKTAFVQVNARHTLADVNHDLKLLESQGFKYVFVDEVTQLGDFIEGAALFSDVFAVGGMKVVLSGTDSLGFVFSEDEQLYDRCILLHTTFIPYREFERVLGVTGIDEFIRYGGTMSMGGTNYNKDAFTFATKKGADDYVDSAIARNIQHSLKCYQYGGHFRSLQQLYERGELTNAINRIVEDINHRFTLDVLTRDFASNDLKISASNLRRDRIHPTDALDKVNAVAVAQEMKRLLEIMDRNECSVDIEDAHRVEIREYLQMLDMICPIDVVNMASLNQNAFRTVLAQPGLRYAQSEALVRGLMMDEAFQKISIGERNRIIARILDEIRGRMMEEIVLLETKMARLDRQIFTLQFPVGEFDMVVFDSENACCEIYEIKHSDKAVPAQCRHLQDKKKCYETEFRYGKIKGRYVIYRGESCHLGDIEYLNVEEYLKGLG; this comes from the coding sequence ATGAGCATCGGTGGCATTACATACAAGAAGATTAACGGCAAGCGGTACGCCTATTACCAGTGGTGTGAAGATGGCAAGCAGCGGAGCCGTCGCGTCAAGGATGATGAGCTAGAATCGCTCGTGGCGCAAATCGAGTTGGCCAAGAGCCAGGCGGTGCTTGAGCGTTCCATGGAATTGTCCGATGGGCGGGCGGTTTATTCGGCGCAACCGCTGTCGGTGTTCAAGACCGATGTAAAGACCGGTGTTTTGCTTGAAAATTTTGCTGCCCCTGTGAAGGGCTTCAAGAAGCGTGAGTGCTTTGCGGCTTTGCACGATTATGTCTATGGCGCGAATAACGATCGAGTTCTCGTGCTGTATGGGTTGCGTCGTACCGGCAAAACGACGCTTGTGCGTCAGCTGATTGGTGAAATGGATGCGGCGCATCGCGCCAAGACGGCTTTTGTTCAGGTGAATGCGAGGCATACTCTTGCCGATGTCAATCACGATTTGAAGTTGTTGGAATCGCAGGGCTTCAAGTACGTGTTTGTTGACGAAGTGACGCAACTCGGTGATTTTATCGAGGGTGCGGCGCTATTTTCGGATGTGTTTGCCGTGGGCGGCATGAAGGTTGTTCTTTCGGGAACGGATTCGCTCGGGTTCGTGTTTTCCGAAGACGAGCAACTTTACGACCGGTGCATTTTGCTGCACACTACGTTTATCCCGTATCGTGAATTTGAGCGCGTGTTGGGTGTTACGGGTATAGACGAGTTCATACGTTACGGCGGCACCATGAGCATGGGCGGCACCAATTACAACAAGGATGCGTTTACCTTTGCGACCAAGAAGGGCGCCGACGATTATGTGGATTCTGCCATTGCAAGGAACATTCAGCATTCTCTTAAGTGTTACCAGTATGGTGGTCATTTCCGTTCGCTCCAGCAGCTGTATGAACGTGGTGAATTGACGAATGCGATCAACCGGATTGTAGAAGATATCAATCACCGTTTTACGCTTGATGTTTTGACCCGCGATTTTGCGTCGAATGACTTGAAAATTTCGGCATCAAATTTGCGCCGCGACAGAATACACCCGACAGATGCTTTGGATAAAGTCAATGCGGTGGCGGTCGCGCAGGAAATGAAACGCCTGCTCGAAATCATGGACCGCAATGAATGTTCGGTGGATATTGAAGACGCTCACCGGGTAGAAATTCGCGAATACTTGCAGATGCTTGATATGATTTGCCCGATAGACGTGGTGAATATGGCATCGCTCAACCAGAACGCTTTTAGAACGGTCCTTGCGCAGCCAGGCTTGCGTTATGCGCAATCCGAAGCGCTTGTCCGTGGCCTTATGATGGATGAAGCGTTCCAGAAAATTTCGATTGGAGAGCGTAACCGCATTATCGCGAGAATCCTGGATGAAATCAGGGGCCGCATGATGGAAGAAATCGTGCTACTCGAAACCAAGATGGCGCGACTGGATAGGCAGATTTTTACGCTGCAGTTCCCTGTGGGCGAATTCGACATGGTTGTGTTTGATTCTGAAAATGCTTGTTGCGAGATTTACGAAATCAAGCATAGTGACAAGGCTGTGCCTGCGCAGTGCCGTCATCTGCAAGACAAAAAGAAATGCTATGAGACAGAATTCCGCTATGGCAAAATCAAGGGGCGGTACGTAATTTACCGTGGTGAGTCTTGCCACTTGGGCGATATCGAATACTTGAATGTAGAAGAGTATTTGAAAGGCCTTGGCTAA
- a CDS encoding DUF1353 domain-containing protein, translating into MKLENIEIENPPILVTIAGDRYFRMEKKLVIKVFTDTQIYEYTILPGFVTDFRSGGPIVDIFIQQFGTNLMQAAYICHDIAYTPMYTENGERSHQIPKPFADALLEQMLIFANVKKWKAKLIFIALKLFGKKSYMIDNDYSVDNSRKYSLKVLEKTR; encoded by the coding sequence ATGAAACTGGAAAACATTGAAATAGAGAATCCACCTATTCTCGTAACGATTGCCGGCGACCGTTATTTCCGTATGGAAAAGAAGCTGGTTATCAAAGTATTCACGGACACCCAGATATACGAATACACGATACTTCCTGGCTTTGTAACGGACTTTAGATCGGGTGGTCCCATCGTTGATATTTTTATTCAACAATTCGGAACCAACCTAATGCAAGCGGCCTATATTTGCCACGATATTGCTTATACACCCATGTACACAGAAAATGGTGAGCGCAGCCACCAAATCCCAAAGCCCTTTGCCGATGCACTTCTTGAGCAAATGCTCATTTTTGCCAACGTTAAAAAATGGAAGGCCAAACTCATTTTCATCGCGCTAAAACTTTTCGGCAAAAAATCCTACATGATAGACAACGATTACTCCGTTGACAATTCGCGAAAGTATTCATTAAAGGTCTTAGAAAAAACGAGATAA
- a CDS encoding TIR domain-containing protein codes for MDEKKVFISYSRDDKEIVFPLVERLKKDVGDVFWIDLDGVECGAQYEKIIINAINKAEIVLLMYSDNIINSKWVEKEATYSEDSEKKLVPVIINGDKMKGWPKFRYASIDSINIKDSNQYKKLVRDLIKWLGLNKEQKNESINTNTRISFSMADKQNEKPTFLILESPHAEDYKSDSFDYSTSYGSNNSQKLTSNKPRSIGRFIPHDSNDSQKSTSITSRSIGRSAPYDSNNSQKSTSNKPRSMGRFIPHDSNDSQKSTSKTIYTTSNNENKQSNQFNSSSDTIKKSFFGSLNTSEKDDNKVADKKDDTINALSQFIENYSKKDTSNDLYSEKFLELLQTLAEKKDNNKDAAKNDDAINALSQAIESYSKNGSSNDFYSEYLSELLNEKIPLDNKNWDNFRLFINSNKDNKFDIKYPSDKNNFSKKNYKPKADLWRQISTSPSTTPRITRYHISTDSSTKKDEEKLESTLTFDYHDKKIEMKRLGNTSYYFGSLSGKNDNFIDKLSESIHSDNLGKTLGAILGGGAIAAALTFASPISTLATFGIWGARKLLHNNSEIDECISYLRSRYSLKFKRLPKKYATGHNLDEDIIMLDWNDR; via the coding sequence ATGGATGAGAAAAAAGTATTTATTAGTTATAGCCGTGATGATAAGGAAATAGTATTTCCTTTAGTTGAAAGACTAAAAAAAGATGTTGGCGATGTATTTTGGATAGATTTAGACGGCGTTGAATGCGGCGCACAATACGAAAAAATCATCATCAATGCCATAAACAAAGCAGAAATTGTTTTACTCATGTATTCCGATAATATTATTAATTCAAAATGGGTTGAAAAAGAAGCAACCTATTCTGAAGACAGCGAAAAAAAGTTAGTTCCTGTTATTATTAACGGCGATAAAATGAAGGGATGGCCCAAATTTCGCTATGCAAGCATAGACTCAATCAACATAAAAGATTCTAACCAATACAAAAAACTAGTACGAGATCTTATCAAGTGGCTTGGTTTAAATAAAGAGCAAAAAAATGAAAGCATAAATACAAACACAAGAATAAGTTTTTCAATGGCCGACAAACAAAATGAGAAACCAACCTTCCTCATTTTAGAAAGTCCGCATGCTGAAGACTATAAATCGGATTCTTTCGATTACTCAACATCTTATGGATCCAATAATTCACAGAAACTCACTTCAAATAAACCTCGTTCGATAGGCCGTTTTATACCTCACGATTCCAATGATTCGCAAAAATCCACCTCAATTACATCTCGTTCTATCGGTCGCTCAGCACCTTACGATTCCAACAATTCACAGAAATCCACTTCAAATAAACCTCGTTCGATGGGCCGCTTTATACCTCACGATTCCAATGATTCACAAAAATCCACTTCAAAAACAATCTATACAACAAGCAATAACGAGAATAAGCAATCTAACCAATTCAACTCTTCTTCTGATACCATCAAAAAAAGTTTTTTCGGTTCCTTAAACACATCCGAAAAGGATGACAACAAGGTTGCAGATAAAAAAGATGACACTATTAACGCGTTATCTCAATTCATTGAGAATTATTCAAAAAAAGACACCTCTAACGACCTTTATTCAGAAAAATTTTTAGAACTTCTTCAAACTTTAGCAGAAAAAAAAGACAACAACAAAGATGCAGCGAAAAATGACGACGCCATTAACGCATTATCGCAAGCCATTGAGAGTTATTCAAAAAACGGTTCCTCAAACGACTTTTATTCAGAATATCTTTCCGAACTTCTTAACGAAAAAATCCCATTAGACAATAAAAATTGGGATAATTTTCGTTTATTTATAAACTCAAATAAAGACAACAAATTTGATATAAAATATCCTAGCGACAAAAACAATTTCTCAAAAAAGAATTATAAACCAAAGGCTGACTTATGGAGGCAAATATCTACGTCTCCGTCCACAACCCCAAGGATTACTAGATATCATATTTCCACAGACTCGTCTACGAAAAAAGACGAGGAAAAGTTAGAGTCAACGCTCACATTTGACTATCACGACAAAAAAATTGAAATGAAACGACTAGGTAATACATCTTATTACTTTGGTTCTCTCTCTGGAAAAAACGATAATTTTATCGACAAGCTATCAGAAAGCATTCATTCCGACAATCTAGGGAAAACGCTCGGTGCAATTCTTGGAGGGGGCGCCATTGCAGCCGCATTAACTTTCGCAAGCCCCATTTCAACATTAGCAACGTTTGGTATTTGGGGAGCAAGAAAATTACTTCATAATAATTCCGAAATTGACGAATGCATAAGTTATCTAAGAAGCAGGTACTCCTTAAAATTCAAGCGTCTACCTAAAAAATATGCAACAGGGCATAATCTAGACGAAGACATAATAATGCTTGATTGGAACGACAGATAA
- a CDS encoding cupin domain-containing protein has protein sequence MLGNDIFEKFNEGELRLPGKTVAFKGIAWSKHPTFEGVELKHIITAKETGGTFSYHLVRIAPNKSIKTHIHETQLETHEVIAGSGICINDGSKLEYTPGIISIMPAKVPHQVDAGDQGLYLFAKFMPALC, from the coding sequence ATTCTCGGCAACGATATTTTCGAAAAATTCAACGAAGGCGAGCTCAGACTCCCGGGCAAAACGGTCGCTTTCAAAGGTATCGCCTGGTCCAAGCACCCGACTTTCGAGGGCGTAGAACTCAAGCATATCATCACCGCGAAAGAAACCGGCGGCACGTTCAGCTATCATTTGGTGAGAATCGCGCCGAACAAGAGCATCAAAACACACATTCACGAAACTCAGCTCGAAACCCACGAAGTCATCGCAGGAAGCGGTATCTGCATCAATGACGGCTCCAAGCTCGAGTACACTCCGGGCATCATCTCGATTATGCCGGCGAAGGTCCCGCACCAGGTAGACGCAGGCGACCAGGGTCTTTATCTGTTCGCAAAGTTCATGCCGGCCCTGTGCTAG
- a CDS encoding AraC family transcriptional regulator gives MSEISYSKKNDRIECVRYKDWRKSYPPHTHTGHMTVGYIEEGRVCMVLNGEAKIYGAGEQFQIPPNTLHEIKTVGDECYSMVVLCTALEPDEIVAEDYARDYESTVARLDELQKSILENPENIYLIEQMAHDACISPFHMIREFKKAFGLTPHQFQMQCKVRKAQKLLEERPAAEVTFDAGFYDQSHMDRCFKKVVGLSPKEYKKAVKP, from the coding sequence ATGAGCGAGATTTCGTACAGCAAAAAGAATGACCGGATTGAATGCGTGCGTTACAAGGATTGGCGCAAGTCGTACCCGCCGCACACGCATACCGGGCACATGACCGTGGGCTATATTGAAGAGGGCCGCGTTTGCATGGTGCTGAACGGCGAGGCGAAAATTTATGGCGCCGGAGAACAGTTCCAGATTCCGCCGAATACGTTGCATGAAATCAAGACCGTAGGCGATGAATGCTATTCGATGGTGGTGCTGTGTACTGCATTGGAGCCCGACGAGATTGTTGCTGAGGACTACGCGCGAGATTATGAAAGCACCGTCGCGCGATTGGATGAATTGCAAAAAAGCATTCTCGAAAATCCCGAGAACATTTACTTGATAGAGCAAATGGCGCATGACGCGTGTATTAGCCCGTTTCACATGATACGCGAATTCAAAAAGGCCTTCGGACTCACGCCGCATCAGTTCCAGATGCAGTGCAAAGTCCGCAAGGCGCAAAAACTGCTCGAAGAAAGGCCCGCGGCCGAGGTGACATTCGACGCCGGATTTTACGACCAAAGCCACATGGACCGCTGCTTTAAAAAAGTGGTCGGCCTTTCTCCGAAAGAATACAAGAAAGCAGTGAAGCCTTAG